One Cucurbita pepo subsp. pepo cultivar mu-cu-16 chromosome LG07, ASM280686v2, whole genome shotgun sequence genomic region harbors:
- the LOC111798832 gene encoding uncharacterized protein LOC111798832 — MAASSRRAVDFLTVVLVLLPVVVVMADDHLPFLDKICDEVNCGKGNCTTDDVYPFFKCECDSGWKRTRDSDDDLTFLPCVIPNCSLDYGCQSAPPPVPDKPVPRNSSFFNPCYWAYCGEGTCEKNNTYAHTCECSSGFYNLLNISAFPCYSDCTIGSDCAKLGIKVANVNSSDNGSGGSGTGQGNSLLPGKFGWVAMAILFGMTMELWN; from the exons ATGGCAGCTTCTTCCCGTCGAGCCGTTGACTTTCTCACCGTTGTCCTCGTCCTCCTCCCCGTCGTTGTTGTAATGGCAGATGATCACCTTCCGTTTCTCG ataaaatatGCGATGAAGTGAACTGCGGAAAGGGGAATTGCACAACGGACGACGTATATCCGTTCTTCAAATGCGAGTGCGATTCCGGCTGGAAGCGTACTCGCGACTCCGACGACGATCTCACTTTTCTTCCTTGCGTCATCCCTAACT GTTCTCTTGACTATGGCTGCCAGTCGGCGCCGCCGCCGGTACCAGATAAGCCAGTTCCGAGGAACTCCTCCTTCTTCAATC CTTGCTATTGGGCCTATTGTGGAGAAGGCACGTGCGAGAAGAACAATACGTATGCACACACGTGTGAATGCAGCTCTGGCTTCTACAATCTCCTCAACATTTCTGCCTTCCCTTGCTATAGTGATT gtACAATCGGGTCGGATTGTGCAAAACTTGGAATTAAAGTTGCTAACGTAAATTCAAGCGATAATGGAAGTGGGGGTTCTGGTACCGGACAAG GAAACTCCCTTCTACCAGGAAAGTTTGGGTGGGTGGCTATGGCAATTTTATTTGGCATGACTATGGAGCTTTGGAACTAG
- the LOC111798831 gene encoding probable ribose-5-phosphate isomerase 3, chloroplastic: MASLSLISPPSLSSSRHVSSIANLLLRSPKPLNLSAHNHHRCRPLSVQARSVSTLTQDDLKKLAADKAVEYVKSGMVLGLGTGSTAAFVVAKIGELLKSNQLSDIVGIPTSKRTEEQARALGIPLSVLDDHPHLDLAIDGADEVDPDLNLVKGRGGALLREKMVEAASDKFVVVVDDTKLVDGLGGSGLAMPVEVVQFCWKYNLVRLQDLFKDEDCEAKLRLDADGKPYVTDNSNYIVDLYFKTPIKDGLAAGKEISAFEGVVEHGLFLDMATAVIIAGKDGIDIKTK, encoded by the coding sequence ATGGCTTCCCTCTCTCTCATCTctcctccttctctctcttcctcccGCCATGTTTCCTCCATAGCCAACCTTCTTCTCCGATCACCAAAGCCTCTTAATCTTTCCGCTCATAACCACCACCGCTGCCGTCCTCTCTCCGTTCAAGCCCGCTCCGTCTCCACTCTCACTCAAGACGACCTCAAGAAGCTTGCTGCCGACAAGGCTGTTGAGTATGTCAAGAGTGGAATGGTCCTCGGCCTTGGCACCGGCTCCACCGCCGCCTTCGTTGTCGCCAAGATTGGCGAACTTCTCAAGAGTAATCAATTGAGTGACATTGTTGGAATCCCTACCTCCAAGCGGACGGAGGAGCAAGCTAGGGCATTAGGAATTCctctctctgttcttgatGATCATCCGCATCTCGATTTGGCTATCGATGGCGCTGATGAGGTCGATCCAGATCTGAATCTCGTTAAAGGCCGCGGCGGCGCTTTGTTGCGTGAGAAAATGGTGGAGGCTGCTTCCGATAAattcgtcgtcgtcgtcgatGATACTAAATTGGTCGACGGCCTCGGCGGAAGCGGTCTCGCGATGCCGGTGGAAGTCGTTCAGTTCTGCTGGAAATACAATTTGGTGAGGCTTCAAGACCTATTCAAGGACGAAGATTGCGAGGCCAAGCTCCGATTGGACGCCGATGGGAAGCCATACGTCACCGATAATTCAAATTACATAGTCGATTTATATTTCAAGACTCCAATCAAAGACGGATTAGCCGCCGGAAAAGAGATTTCGGCGTTTGAAGGAGTGGTGGAGCACGGACTGTTCTTGGACATGGCGACCGCCGTGATCATCGCCGGAAAAGATGGAATCGACATCAAGACCAAATGA
- the LOC111798833 gene encoding PITH domain-containing protein At3g04780-like — translation MAAASATAIHRNQVDLSDFINWSGIECLNQNFSHTFTNALSQTCRDNDSLLLESDADEQILMYIPFNQVIKLHSLVIKGPEEEGPRTVKLFSNKENMGFGNVNDYPPSDTIVLSPDNLTGKPEVVKYVKFQNVRSLTIFIEDNQSGADTTKVQKIALYGTTVETTDMKGLKKIEDH, via the exons ATGGCTGCCGCATCTGCAACCGCCATTCATCGGAATCAG GTTGATCTGTCCGACTTCATTAACTGGTCTGGTATCGAGTGCCTTAACCAGAATTTCAGTCACACTTTTACAAATGCTCTTAGCCAG ACTTGTAGGGATAATGATAGCTTGCTTTTGGAGAGTGATGCGGATGAGCAGATTTTAATGTACATACCTTTTAACCAAGTCATTAAATTGCATTCCTTGGTCATCAAGGGACCTGAAGAGGAAG GCCCTAGGACTGTAAAGCTTTTCTCAAACAAGGAGAATATGGGATTTGG CAACGTCAATGACTACCCTCCAAGTGACACGATTGTACTTTCCCCAGATAATCTTACG GGAAAGCCAGAAGTTGTAAAGTAcgtgaaatttcaaaatgttcGCAG CTTGACAATTTTTATAGAGGACAACCAATCTGGTGCTGATACTACAAAAGTTCAAAAGATTGCCTTGTATGGAACAac GGTTGAAACAACAGACATGAAGGGTCTGAAGAAGATCGAGGACCACTGA
- the LOC111798864 gene encoding peptide-N(4)-(N-acetyl-beta-glucosaminyl)asparagine amidase-like: protein MDDSAEKFVRRINGYIDQVRLYEDPIRQESARKTVPVEELQEKALVSLAKEGKYEPSKLEQDHAFLLQLLFWFKQLFRWVNAPSCEHCGDATTFQDMGDPLPSELQFGANRVEVYGCNSCQMVTRFPRFNDPIKLIETRRGRCGEWANCFTFYCRVFGYESRFILDLTDHVWTECFSHLLGRTPILVFLNDQRHFSDIHPSSRRNFLSSVYSVLFVLAVDFARNGLLRSLALPFTVLEWTLPTVPRSVAERTTMTADTVSSPTKASLSDSKTPNSEGNQDETSESFSFALVNGALGVFEVHGRRIRDFREERNFLRLFFFIVILLLAICGDRLVEGSEDGGSSWHLLDEQTNQMFDNRFQRRSFFVAKTGYLSNAFRFTFLTVRDIDSTSKFQIGSIDLYSRKF from the exons ATGGATGATAGTGCGGAGAAGTTTGTGAGGAGGATAAACGGCTATATTGATCAAGTTCGCTTG TATGAGGATCCAATAAGGCAAGAGTCTGCAAGGAAAACTGTTCCTGTGGAAGAGCTTCAAGAGAAAGCACTTGTCTCCCTGGCCAAG GAGGGAAAGTACGAACCATCGAAATTGGAACAAGACCATGCCTTCTTGTTGCAGCTTCTTTTCTGGTTTAAACAATTATTCAG GTGGGTTAATGCACCTTCTTGTGAACATTGTGGAGATGCAACAACATTTCAAGATATGGGCGATCCACTTCCTTCAGAACTTCAGTTTGGCGCTAACCGAGTTGAAGTATATGG CTGTAACTCATGCCAAATGGTTACACGTTTCCCACGCTTCAATGATCCAATAAAG CTTATTGAAACAAGGAGGGGACGCTGTGGAGAATGGGCCAATTGCTTTACGTTCTACTGTCGTGTTTTTGGCTATGAATCTCGATTT ATTCTTGATCTTACAGATCACGTTTGGACTGAATGCTTCTCTCATCTTTTAGGGAG GACTCCTATTTTAGTGTTTCTCAATGACCAGCGTCATTTTTCAGACATCCACCCTAGCAGTAGAAGGAATTTCTTGTCTTCAGTCTATAGTGTTCTTTTCGTGCTTGCTGTTGATTTTGC AAGGAATGGGCTG CTTAGATCGTTAGCTCTTCCATTTACAGTTTTGGAATGGACGCTTCCAACAGTTCCACGATCTGTTGCAGAGCGTACAACAATGACAGCGGATACTGTATCTTCACCCACCAAGGCATCATTATCTGATTCTA AGACACCAAACTCAGAGGGTAATCAAGATGAAACGTCTGaaagtttttcttttgccCTGGTAAATGGTGCGCTTGGAGTGTTTGAAGTTCATGGGCGAAGAATTCGGGACTTCAG agaggaaagaaattttctaagattattttttttcatagtgATCTTACTTTTGGCCATTTGTGGAGATAGGTTGGTTGAGGGAAGTGAAGATGGGGGAAGCAGTTGGCATCTTCTCGATGAACAAACAAATCAGATGTTTGACAACCGTTTTCAACGTAGGAGTTTCTTTGTTGCCAAAACTGGTTACTTATCAAATGCTTTCAG GTTTACATTCTTGACCGTTCGTGACATCGACTCGACATCAAAGTTCCAAATTGGTAGCATTGATTTGTATTCTCGCAAGTTTTAG
- the LOC111798282 gene encoding probable aldo-keto reductase 1 — protein sequence MAEGQGVQIPRVQLGSQGLEVSKLGFGCMGLTGIYNSSLSDEEGISILKEAFNKGITFFDTADAYGPHSNEILIGKALKQLPREKVQIATKFGITRVGHSMTVKGTPEYVRACCEASLKRLDIDYIDLYYQHRTDTSTPIEETMGELKKLVQEGKIKYIGLSEANPQTIRRAHAVHPITALQMEWSIWTRDIEDEIVPLCRDLGIGIVPYSPLGRGFFAGKAVVESLPSESQLSLHPRFIEENLEKNKCFYTRIEKLAEKHHCSPAQLSLAWVLQQGDDVVPIPGTTKIKNLEQNIGSLTVKLDKDNLNEISEAVPESEVAGSRSYDSMMHATWKYANSPPLVNDI from the exons ATGGCAGAGGGGCAAGGAGTTCAGATTCCCAGAGTGCAACTTGGAAGTCAGGGACTTGAG GTCTCAAAATTGGGATTTGGATGTATGGGCTTGACTGGAATCTACAATTCTTCTCTATCTGATGAAGAAGGCATCTCAATACTAAAGGAAGCTTTCAATAAGGGAATCACTTTTTTCGATACAGCCGATGCATATGGACCCCATTCTAACGAAATCCTGATCGGAAAG GCCTTGAAACAGTTACCAAGAGAAAAAGTTCAGATAGCCACAAAGTTTGGGATTACAAGGGTTGGACATTCTATGACAGTGAAGGGAACCCCAGAGTATGTGCGGGCATGTTGTGAGGCTAGCTTGAAACGCCTTGACATAGACTACATTGATCTCTATTATCAACATCGTACTGATACATCTACACCTATTGAAGAAACT ATGGGTGAGCTGAAAAAACTGGTGCAAGAGGGAAAGATTAAGTATATAGGTTTATCTGAAGCCAATCCACAGACAATAAGGAGAGCACATGCAGTTCATCCTATTACGGCTCTACAAATGGAGTGGTCGATCTGGACACGTGACATTGAGGACGAGATTGTTCCTCTCTGCAG AGATCTAGGGATAGGTATTGTTCCTTACAGCCCTCTCGGTCGAGGCTTCTTTGCCGGTAAAGCCGTTGTGGAAAGTTTGCCTTCTGAGAGCCAATTG aGCTTACATCCTCGATTCATCGAAGAAAACTTGGAGAAGAACAAGTGCTTTTACACACGAATAGAGAAGCTTGCTGAAAAGCACCATTGCTCTCCTGCTCAACTTTCTCTTGCATGGGTTCTTCAACAAGGAGATGACGTTGTTCCAATTCCAG GCACAACCAAGATAAAGAATTTGGAGCAGAACATCGGTTCCTTGACGGTGAAGCTCGACAAAGACAACCTGAACGAGATTTCTGAGGCAGTACCCGAAAGCGAGGTAGCTGGAAGTAGAAGTTATGATAGCATGATGCATGCAACATGGAAATATGCTAACTCACCTCCACTAGTGAATGACATCTGA